In Saccharomyces eubayanus strain FM1318 chromosome XIII, whole genome shotgun sequence, one DNA window encodes the following:
- the CMP2 gene encoding calcineurin catalytic subunit A: MSSDAIRNTEQINAAIKIIENKAEHPESFATPVDSKLASAAAAASAAAATAASSSTQPTRDLTQYTLDDGRTVATNHRIMSKVPAITSHIPTDEELFQPNGLPRHEFLRDHFKREGKLSSAQAAKIITLATELLSKEPNLISVPAPITVCGDIHGQYFDLLKLFEVGGDPATTSYLFLGDYVDRGSFSFECLIYLYSLKLNFNDHFWLLRGNHECKHLTSYFTFKNEMLHKYDLDIYEKCCESFNNLPLAALMNGQYLCVHGGISPELNSLQDINNLNRFKEIPSHGLMCDLLWADPIEEYDEVTDKDLTEEDIVNSKTMVPHNGKMAPSRDMFVPNSVRGCSYAFTYRAACHFLQETGLLSIIRAHEAQDAGYRMYKNTKTLGFPSLLTLFSAPNYLDTYNNKAAILKYENNVMNIRQFNMTPHPYWLPDFMDVFTWSLPFVGEKVTEMLVAILNICTEDELEVETPLIEELVGTDKKLPQVSQPKEAPKAATSTPRKYTSILDDEHRRKTLRNKILAVAKVSRMYSVLREENNKVQFLKDHNSGVLPRGALSNGIEGLDEALSTFERARKKDLINEKLPPSLDEVKNEKKKYYEKVWEKVQEHDASKEGK, encoded by the coding sequence ATGTCTTCAGACGCCATAAGAAACACTGAGCAGATAAATGCTGCTATCAAGAttatagaaaataaagcaGAACACCCGGAATCGTTCGCGACTCCCGTAGATTCCAAGCTCgcttctgctgctgctgctgcttctgctgctgctgccaccgctgcttcttcttccacgCAGCCCACGAGAGACCTCACACAGTATACCCTCGATGACGGAAGGACCGTGGCGACGAACCATAGAATCATGAGCAAGGTGCCCGCCATCACGTCCCATATCCCGACGGATGAAGAGCTGTTCCAGCCCAACGGGTTGCCTCGTCACGAATTCTTAAGAGACCATTTCAAGCGCGAAGGAAAACTGTCTTCGGCGCAGGCGGCCAAGATCATCACCCTCGCTACCGAACTCTTGAGCAAAGAACCAAACCTTATATCCGTCCCGGCTCCGATCACTGTCTGCGGTGACATCCATGGCCAGTACTTCGATCTTCTGAAGCTTTTCGAGGTGGGCGGCGACCCGGCCACCACCTCGTATCTGTTCTTGGGTGATTACGTCGATAGAGGCTCGTTTTCGTTCGAGTgtcttatttatttatattctttGAAGCTGAATTTTAACGACCATTTCTGGCTGCTGAGAGGTAACCACGAGTGTAAGCATTTGACCTCGTACTTCACTTTCAAGAACGAAATGCTACACAAGTACGATCTGGATATCTATGAGAAATGTTGCGAGTCGTTTAACAACCTGCCCCTCGCTGCGCTGATGAACGGGCAGTATCTCTGTGTTCACGGCGGTATCTCCCCTGAGCTAAACTCTTTGCAAGACATCAACAACCTGAACAGGTTCAAAGAGATTCCCTCGCACGGGCTGATGTGCGATCTTCTGTGGGCAGATCCCATCGAAGAGTACGACGAAGTCACGGATAAAGACTTGACCGAGGAGGACATTGTCAACTCTAAGACGATGGTCCCTCACAACGGTAAAATGGCCCCATCGCGCGACATGTTTGTCCCGAACTCCGTAAGAGGCTGTTCGTATGCCTTCACTTATCGTGCTGCATGCCATTTCCTGCAAGAAACTGGCCTACTCTCAATCATCAGGGCACACGAAGCCCAAGACGCCGGTTATAGAATGTACAAAAACACCAAGACTTTGGGCTTTCCCTCTCTTTTGACTCTTTTCAGTGCTCCGAACTATTTAGACACCTACAACAATAAAGCCGCTATACTGAAATATGAAAACAACGTTATGAACATCAGGCAATTCAACATGACCCCACACCCTTATTGGTTACCAGATTTCATGGACGTGTTCACGTGGTCCTTGCCCTTTGTGGGTGAAAAAGTCACCGAGATGCTGGTAGCAATCTTGAACATCTGTACTGAAGACGAACTAGAAGTAGAGACCCCCCTAATTGAAGAACTGGTTGGCACTGATAAGAAATTGCCCCAGGTAAGCCAGCCAAAGGAGGCCCCGAAGGCCGCCACGTCGACTCCGCGCAAATATACCTCCATCCTGGATGATGAACATCGAAGGAAAACCTTAAGAAATAAGATCTTGGCGGTTGCCAAAGTCTCTAGGATGTATTCTGTCCTAAGAgaggaaaacaacaaagtccaatttttgaaagatcaCAATTCCGGGGTATTGCCACGCGGCGCCCTGTCTAATGGTATAGAAGGTCTGGACGAAGCTCTATCCACTTTTgaaagagcaagaaagaaagacttaattaatgaaaaattaccGCCTTCATTAGATgaagtgaaaaatgaaaaaaaaaaatattatgaAAAAGTTTGGGAAAAAGTACAAGAACATGACGCAAGTAAAGAAGGTAAATAA